Proteins from one Clostridium cellulovorans 743B genomic window:
- a CDS encoding DUF4446 family protein has protein sequence MENFLNWISENTNLIILAMIGTILVLLISIIVLFISLSKLKRRQKKVFRGYDGQNIEKTITDYMDKIDEVNNFNEELSKKYGEIQNKLEKCVQKVGIKRYRAFDNVGSDLSFSLALLDSNNDGIIITSIFGRQESTIYAKPIDMGISRYDLSDEEKETLRMAIANEQGNIKDK, from the coding sequence TTGGAAAATTTTTTGAATTGGATATCAGAAAATACAAATTTAATCATTTTAGCAATGATAGGAACAATACTAGTATTACTAATTTCAATAATAGTGTTGTTTATATCCTTAAGCAAGTTGAAAAGAAGACAGAAGAAGGTTTTTAGAGGATATGATGGACAAAACATCGAAAAGACTATTACGGACTATATGGATAAAATTGACGAAGTAAATAATTTTAATGAAGAATTATCAAAAAAATATGGAGAAATACAAAACAAACTTGAAAAATGTGTTCAAAAAGTTGGAATTAAGAGATATAGAGCTTTTGATAATGTCGGAAGCGACTTAAGTTTTTCTTTAGCACTTTTAGATAGTAATAATGATGGTATTATAATAACAAGTATATTTGGAAGACAAGAAAGTACTATATATGCAAAACCTATTGATATGGGTATTTCAAGATATGATCTATCAGATGAAGAAAAAGAAACTTTGAGGATGGCTATTGCTAATGAACAAGGAAATATAAAAGATAAATAA
- the yyaC gene encoding spore protease YyaC translates to MCISINSVDSKSAAVFNEKLYDKVFHALIEDKQLVILCIGTDRSTGDSLGPLVGYKLSNTPIKNITLFGTLATPVHAKNLCETINEIKSRFPNPYIIAIDACLGNVESVGTVCLKDKPLAPGAALKKSLPPVGDISITGVVNISGYMEFLVLQNTRLYVVMNLCEIICRSLYQSITRAQRDVRLLKNDNVFKNTLR, encoded by the coding sequence ATGTGCATTTCTATCAATTCAGTAGATTCTAAATCTGCAGCAGTATTTAACGAGAAATTATATGATAAGGTATTTCATGCACTAATTGAAGACAAGCAATTAGTAATCCTTTGTATAGGTACAGACCGTTCTACTGGAGATTCTTTAGGACCTTTAGTCGGTTATAAGTTAAGTAATACACCTATAAAAAATATAACCTTATTTGGTACTCTGGCAACTCCAGTACATGCTAAAAATCTATGCGAAACAATAAATGAAATAAAATCAAGATTTCCTAATCCTTATATTATCGCTATAGATGCATGTTTAGGTAATGTTGAGAGTGTCGGTACAGTTTGTTTGAAAGATAAGCCTCTCGCTCCAGGAGCCGCTCTAAAGAAATCTCTTCCCCCTGTAGGAGATATTAGCATTACGGGAGTAGTAAACATAAGTGGCTATATGGAATTTTTAGTCCTTCAAAACACTCGTTTATACGTAGTAATGAATCTATGTGAAATTATTTGTCGTTCTCTTTATCAATCTATAACTAGAGCCCAAAGAGATGTCAGATTACTAAAGAATGATAATGTTTTTAAAAATACTCTTAGATAA
- the noc gene encoding nucleoid occlusion protein, translating to MQNTVYYVSPYEIVPNLYQPRKFFDEVGINELAQSISIFGIIQPLSVRRLGENRYELVAGERRLRAAKKAGLGEVPVIIVDVDDKESAAIALLENLQREDLNYLEEAEAFYNLIKEHSYTQEQLAKEIGKKQSTIANKLRLLKLDNEIRKQLIDNNLTERHARALLKLPTLEAQIKVLDTVIKKNLNVKETELLIEKELNFINDIGKDGKKRIRTNSMNSKLYINTIKQVFDKFGIDAKYKSKDADDFIEVTVRIPKNN from the coding sequence ATGCAAAACACTGTATACTATGTTTCTCCATATGAAATAGTACCAAATTTATATCAACCAAGAAAATTCTTTGATGAAGTAGGTATAAATGAATTAGCCCAATCTATAAGTATATTTGGAATAATCCAACCTTTATCTGTTAGAAGGCTTGGAGAAAATAGATATGAGCTAGTAGCTGGAGAAAGAAGATTGAGAGCAGCTAAAAAGGCTGGCTTAGGTGAAGTACCAGTTATTATTGTTGACGTAGATGATAAAGAATCCGCTGCAATAGCATTATTAGAAAATCTTCAAAGAGAAGATCTAAATTACTTAGAAGAAGCAGAGGCATTCTATAATTTAATAAAGGAACATTCATATACACAAGAACAATTAGCAAAAGAAATAGGAAAAAAACAATCTACAATTGCAAACAAGCTAAGATTACTAAAGTTAGATAATGAAATTAGAAAACAACTTATTGATAATAACCTAACTGAAAGACATGCAAGAGCTTTATTAAAGCTTCCAACATTGGAAGCTCAGATAAAGGTATTAGATACTGTGATAAAAAAGAACTTAAATGTTAAAGAAACTGAATTATTAATAGAAAAAGAACTTAATTTCATTAATGACATAGGAAAAGATGGTAAAAAGAGGATTCGAACTAATTCAATGAATTCAAAGTTATATATTAATACCATTAAGCAAGTTTTTGATAAGTTTGGAATTGATGCAAAATATAAATCAAAAGATGCAGATGACTTCATAGAGGTTACTGTTAGAATCCCTAAAAATAACTAG
- the ytvI gene encoding sporulation integral membrane protein YtvI, which translates to MHDFVTKLEKSLIFFILFTIVFITIFGTIQYTLPFVLAFLFSLLLKRPTKYLIEKGKLKTSLAAFITTTIFCIVVIGLILLSINYLISELKSLTYNVTDIVTVNFDYIRKWFNDLVDSYNNLDPTLLDAINKNLASQSSKLSNYAVSLSSSVVSYLFGIISSLPTLLTLILFTIFSTYFITKDIVSKDLTSKYKNMPNRNLITKLLENSKNMLGKYLLAYIFLLFMTFCENLIGFSLLGVDYAFLLSLLCGVLDLLPIVGMIIVYIPLILTYLLQGNWIMVIALLFLYTFVMLIRQVLEPKLLSSTLKIHPVASLAAIFIGLKAYGFLGMFYCIMLLVFYNIFRETEII; encoded by the coding sequence ATGCACGATTTTGTAACTAAATTAGAAAAGTCACTAATTTTCTTCATACTGTTTACAATCGTCTTTATCACGATATTTGGAACGATCCAGTATACGCTGCCATTTGTCCTTGCTTTTCTATTTTCTCTTCTTCTAAAAAGACCAACTAAATATTTAATTGAAAAAGGAAAACTAAAAACATCACTAGCTGCATTTATTACTACTACAATTTTTTGTATTGTAGTTATTGGACTAATCCTTCTATCAATAAATTATCTCATCTCTGAATTGAAAAGTTTAACTTATAATGTGACAGATATAGTAACCGTAAATTTTGATTATATTCGCAAATGGTTTAATGATCTAGTTGATTCTTATAACAATTTAGATCCAACTTTATTAGATGCAATAAATAAGAACCTTGCTTCTCAAAGTTCAAAACTTTCAAATTATGCAGTATCTTTATCTAGTAGTGTTGTCTCTTATTTATTTGGAATTATTTCTTCGCTACCTACTTTATTAACACTTATACTATTTACTATATTCTCGACTTACTTTATTACAAAAGATATCGTAAGCAAAGATTTGACTTCAAAGTATAAAAATATGCCAAATAGAAATTTAATCACAAAGCTTTTAGAAAACAGTAAGAACATGTTAGGTAAATATTTGTTAGCATATATATTCTTATTATTTATGACCTTCTGTGAAAATTTAATTGGCTTTTCTCTGTTAGGCGTTGATTACGCGTTCTTATTATCATTACTTTGTGGTGTATTAGATTTATTACCTATAGTTGGTATGATCATTGTATATATTCCTCTTATTTTAACTTATTTACTACAAGGTAATTGGATAATGGTAATTGCTTTACTTTTCTTATATACATTTGTGATGCTAATAAGGCAAGTATTAGAACCAAAACTCTTATCTAGTACATTGAAGATACATCCAGTAGCTTCATTAGCAGCTATATTTATCGGATTAAAAGCTTATGGCTTTCTAGGTATGTTTTACTGTATAATGCTATTAGTTTTTTATAATATTTTTAGAGAAACAGAAATAATTTAG
- a CDS encoding ParB/RepB/Spo0J family partition protein, whose product MSRKRGLGKGLGALIPEEEIIDEVSNSKTVNLIGINKIKANSEQPRKSFDDEKIGELAKSIKEYGVIQPLVLKQNFDGTYTIVAGERRWRACKLAAIKEVPAVIMDLDDKSVLEVSLIENIQREDLNPIEEAIAYKKLLNDFDLTQEQLSERIGKSRTAISNIMRLLALDVRVQEYLMEGIISEGHGRAILGIEDLNKQYELAQMIIDKRLSVREIENIIKDFKTKKEEVEIEKNYEKNPHIKDLEGRLQNYFDTKVAITNKKDNKGKIEIQYYSLEDLDRLLELLHLTE is encoded by the coding sequence ATGAGCAGAAAAAGAGGGCTTGGTAAAGGTTTAGGCGCATTAATACCAGAAGAAGAAATAATAGATGAAGTAAGTAATTCTAAAACTGTAAATTTGATAGGAATTAATAAAATTAAAGCAAACTCTGAACAACCACGAAAATCTTTTGATGATGAAAAAATTGGAGAGTTAGCTAAGTCGATAAAAGAATATGGAGTAATACAACCTTTAGTTTTAAAACAAAACTTTGATGGAACATATACAATAGTTGCTGGTGAAAGAAGATGGAGAGCTTGCAAATTAGCAGCTATTAAAGAAGTACCTGCAGTTATTATGGATTTAGACGACAAGTCTGTATTAGAAGTATCCTTGATTGAAAATATACAAAGAGAAGATTTGAATCCAATAGAAGAAGCTATTGCATATAAAAAGTTATTAAATGATTTTGACCTTACACAAGAGCAACTATCAGAAAGAATAGGTAAATCAAGAACAGCCATTAGCAATATAATGAGATTGTTAGCTTTGGATGTGAGAGTTCAAGAATATTTGATGGAAGGTATAATATCAGAAGGCCATGGAAGAGCTATTCTTGGTATAGAGGATTTGAATAAACAATATGAATTGGCACAAATGATAATTGATAAAAGATTAAGTGTTAGAGAAATTGAAAATATTATTAAGGATTTTAAAACTAAGAAAGAAGAAGTTGAAATTGAAAAAAATTATGAAAAAAATCCTCATATAAAAGATTTAGAAGGTAGATTACAAAATTATTTTGATACAAAAGTAGCAATTACAAATAAAAAAGATAATAAAGGAAAGATTGAAATACAATATTATTCGTTAGAAGATTTGGATAGATTGCTTGAATTATTACATTTGACGGAATAA
- a CDS encoding ParA family protein, with the protein MKVISVFNQKGGVGKTTTNINLAAYLAVNGHKVLIIDIDPQGNSTSGLGIDKKKVEISSYHLLTDDISLEEAMIKSELIENLYIVPSTIELAGAEIEMIDIKNREKILREKVNKNDQNFEFVFIDCPPSLGLLTLNALSASTSVLIPIQCEYYALEGVSQLVNTIQLVKKSLNKELSVEGVILTMYDNRTKLCNEVSVEVKKYFGDKVFESTIPRNIRLAEAPSFGLPIMLYDDKCKGAESYEDLTKEFIKRQEVK; encoded by the coding sequence ATGAAAGTTATAAGTGTTTTTAATCAAAAAGGTGGAGTTGGTAAGACAACGACCAATATTAATTTAGCAGCATATTTAGCCGTTAACGGACATAAAGTCTTAATTATAGATATAGACCCACAAGGAAATAGTACTAGTGGATTAGGGATAGACAAAAAGAAAGTAGAAATTTCTTCTTATCATCTTTTAACTGATGATATATCTTTAGAAGAAGCTATGATAAAAAGCGAATTGATTGAAAACTTATATATTGTTCCTTCTACTATAGAATTAGCAGGAGCAGAAATTGAAATGATCGATATTAAAAATCGTGAAAAGATATTAAGGGAGAAGGTAAATAAGAATGATCAGAATTTTGAGTTTGTTTTCATAGATTGTCCTCCATCATTGGGATTGCTGACATTAAATGCATTAAGTGCATCTACAAGCGTACTTATACCAATTCAGTGTGAATATTATGCATTAGAAGGTGTATCTCAATTAGTTAATACAATTCAGTTAGTAAAAAAGTCATTAAATAAAGAATTGAGTGTAGAAGGCGTAATTTTGACAATGTATGATAATCGAACAAAGCTTTGTAATGAAGTTTCTGTTGAAGTGAAAAAATACTTTGGAGATAAGGTATTTGAGTCAACAATTCCAAGAAATATAAGATTAGCAGAAGCGCCAAGCTTTGGTCTTCCAATTATGCTTTATGATGACAAGTGTAAAGGAGCAGAAAGTTATGAAGATCTAACTAAAGAATTTATTAAGAGACAGGAGGTAAAATAA
- the rsmG gene encoding 16S rRNA (guanine(527)-N(7))-methyltransferase RsmG, which yields MEFYEIMKKSAENEGLMFDEIKYNQFIKYKNLLKEWNEKINLTAITEDEEIIKKHFIDSIKIFRFSPLSKMNNIIDVGTGAGFPGLPIKIVNPDIKVTLLDSLNKRVNFLNTVISELGINNIDAIHGRAEEFSRKEEHRGQFDGAVSRAVANLTVLSELCIPYVKNNGYFIALKGPAVEEEIKQAKKAIGILGGKLEEILPVEVEGTDLRHNLVIIKKVKDTPKIYPRNAGNITKKPLI from the coding sequence TTGGAATTTTATGAAATAATGAAAAAGTCAGCTGAGAACGAAGGTTTGATGTTTGATGAAATAAAATATAATCAGTTTATTAAATATAAGAATTTACTTAAAGAGTGGAATGAAAAAATAAATTTAACAGCCATTACTGAAGATGAAGAAATCATAAAAAAACATTTTATTGATAGTATTAAGATTTTTAGATTTTCTCCATTATCAAAGATGAATAATATTATTGATGTTGGTACAGGTGCTGGTTTTCCAGGTCTACCAATAAAAATAGTTAACCCAGATATAAAGGTAACATTATTAGATTCTTTAAATAAAAGGGTTAATTTTTTGAATACAGTTATAAGTGAATTAGGAATTAATAATATCGATGCAATACATGGAAGAGCAGAAGAGTTTTCAAGAAAAGAAGAACATAGAGGTCAGTTTGATGGTGCAGTTTCAAGAGCTGTAGCAAACCTAACTGTTTTATCAGAACTATGTATACCATATGTAAAGAATAATGGATATTTTATAGCACTAAAGGGACCAGCTGTAGAAGAGGAAATTAAACAAGCAAAGAAAGCTATTGGGATTTTAGGTGGTAAGTTAGAAGAAATATTACCTGTTGAAGTTGAAGGAACTGACTTGCGTCATAATCTTGTTATTATAAAAAAGGTTAAGGATACTCCTAAGATTTATCCAAGAAATGCAGGGAATATTACTAAGAAACCATTAATATAA